Below is a genomic region from Microbacterium sp. KUDC0406.
GAACCGGCGGTGACGGCGCCGGCACGACGATCGACGACAAGCCGGCCAAGGGAACAGTCGAAGTCTGGACGCAGGGCGCCGACGGCGCCAAGCTCCCCGAGATGTTCGAGAAGTTCAAGAAAGACAATCCGGACGTCACCATCAAGATGACGCAGGTGCCCGACACCGAGTTCATCTCGAAGATGACTGCGGCGATCACAGCGGGAACCGTCCCCGACCTGATCTACGCGTTCACCGAGTCGCAGTCGGCTCTGCTGGCGACCGACGGCTTCGACCCGGTGCCGGACGGGCTGGTGAAGGCCGACGACTTCTTCCCGGCGATCTGGGACAACTCGGTGATCGACGACATCGCCTACGGCGTGCCCTGGTACGCCTACGCCGACATGACGATCTACCGCAAGGACCTCGCCAAGAAGGCGGGCGTCGAGGCGCCGACCGACTGGGACAGCCTGCGCACCTTCGGCGAGAAGCTGAAGGCATCCGGCGTCGAATACCCGCTCGCACTGTACGTGAACTACGACTCGTACACGGCGCGCCAGCTGCTCACCTTCGCGAAGCAGAACGACGGCGGATTCATCTCAGATGATCAGAAGACCTGGACGATCAACTCCCCGGAGAACGTCGAGGCGCTGGAGTACTGGTCCGGGCTGATCAAGGACGGCCTCGCATCGCCGGATGGTCCCGCGTTCCTGGACACGGTGTCGTGGTCGACGACGGGCAAGAACGCCGCGATCATCGACGGCGGCCCCTGGTTCATCGGCTGGTTCGATGACGCCAACGGAAAGGGCTGGGCGGACGAGAACCTGGACCTCGCGGTGGCTCCGGTCGGCCCTGACGGCGACGAGGCGACGACGGTCGGCGGTGGCAGCTGGTTCGTGCCCCAGGACTCGGAGAACAAGGACGCGGCATGGAAGTTCGCGCGCTTCATGTCCCAGCCCGAGAACCAGGTGCAGTGGTACCAGATCTTCCACAACATGCCGGCGCTCAAGGCCGCCTGGGATGATCCGGCCATGCAGGGCGATCGCGTCCTCGACACCGTCAAGGCGGGTCTCGAGACAGGCGTGAACCTGCCGAAGGTGTCCACCTGGACCCAGGTCGGCGATGTCATCGGCCAGCAGATCGAGAAGGTCGTCCGCGGCGGGATCTCCGCGAAGGATGCTCTCGACGAGGCGCAGAAGCAGGCTGAGTCCATCGGGACAGGTCAGTAGGAGCATCATGACGACCACGGCCACTCGGGCCCTCGTCACCCCGGAGGCGCCCGCGCGGCGCCCCGGGGCATCCGGAGGGCGCATGAGGGCACGAGGGCCGAAGCAGTAGCGGCCTGGCTGTTCCTGACACCGTTCCTCGCATTGTTCGCCCTGTTCACCGCGGTCCCGGCCGTCCTGGCGATCGGGGCCAGCATGACCGACATGACCGCTCGCGACATCCGCGATCCGCTGGGGGTCAACTTCACCGGGTTCGAGGCGTTCGCGAAGATCATCGGGAACCCGGGGTTCCAGAGCGCCTTCCTGAACACCGTCATGTTCGTCGTGCTCTGCGTGCCGCTGAGCATGGGGATCGGCTTCATGCTCGCCCTGATGCTGAACAACGGGATCCGCCGTCTGCGCACCTTCTTCCGTGCCGCCGCTTACGTGCCGGTGATCACGAACATCGTCGCCGCGGCGGTCATCTGGCAGTACGCATTCTCGATCTCCGGTCCGGTGAACACCGCGTTCGCGGGGTTCGGCCTTCCGCAGCCGAACTGGCTGGGCGAGCCGGGCTGGGCCATCACCACCGTCGTGATGATGGGCGTATGGCGCACCGCCGGAACCTGCATGATCCTCTTCCTCGCCGGCCTTCAGGCCGTGCCCGAGGAGATCTACGAGGCTGCATCCACCGACGGCGCCGGACGCTGGCGGACCCTGTGGTCGATCACCCTTCCGCTGCTGCGTCCGACCACGCTGCTGGTCACGGTGCTGCAGACCGTGTCATTCCTGAACATCTTCGAGGAGCCCTACCTGCTGACCAAGGGCGGGCCGCTCGGCTCGACCAAGTCGATCGCGGTGTGGGTGTACGAGCAGTTCGGCTTCGGGAACATCTCCGCATCGATGGCGGGTTCCGTGCTCCTGCTGGTGCTCGTCGGCATCGTCGCCATCGTCCAGTTCAGATTGCTGAGGCCGAAACATTGAAAACTCTGTCTCCGACGCGCCAGGCGCTCACTTACACCGCGCTGGTCGTCATCACGATCTTCATGCTCCTGCCGTTCGTGTGGGTGCTCTTCGGCTCGTTCAAGACGCAGTCCGAGTTCCTGCACAGCCCTGGGGCGTGGTTGCCCGATTCGTTCCAGATCCAGAACTACGTGCAGCTGTTCGCCGAGCGGGGCTTCGGCAACTACATGGTCAACAGCGTCATCGTCTCGGGCGTCGCCGTCGTCGGCAAC
It encodes:
- a CDS encoding sugar ABC transporter substrate-binding protein; amino-acid sequence: MHLYPSSRRRATMLGLALVTAGALALTGCGRSDDTGTGGDGAGTTIDDKPAKGTVEVWTQGADGAKLPEMFEKFKKDNPDVTIKMTQVPDTEFISKMTAAITAGTVPDLIYAFTESQSALLATDGFDPVPDGLVKADDFFPAIWDNSVIDDIAYGVPWYAYADMTIYRKDLAKKAGVEAPTDWDSLRTFGEKLKASGVEYPLALYVNYDSYTARQLLTFAKQNDGGFISDDQKTWTINSPENVEALEYWSGLIKDGLASPDGPAFLDTVSWSTTGKNAAIIDGGPWFIGWFDDANGKGWADENLDLAVAPVGPDGDEATTVGGGSWFVPQDSENKDAAWKFARFMSQPENQVQWYQIFHNMPALKAAWDDPAMQGDRVLDTVKAGLETGVNLPKVSTWTQVGDVIGQQIEKVVRGGISAKDALDEAQKQAESIGTGQ
- a CDS encoding carbohydrate ABC transporter permease, translated to MTARDIRDPLGVNFTGFEAFAKIIGNPGFQSAFLNTVMFVVLCVPLSMGIGFMLALMLNNGIRRLRTFFRAAAYVPVITNIVAAAVIWQYAFSISGPVNTAFAGFGLPQPNWLGEPGWAITTVVMMGVWRTAGTCMILFLAGLQAVPEEIYEAASTDGAGRWRTLWSITLPLLRPTTLLVTVLQTVSFLNIFEEPYLLTKGGPLGSTKSIAVWVYEQFGFGNISASMAGSVLLLVLVGIVAIVQFRLLRPKH